Within Deltaproteobacteria bacterium, the genomic segment GCTCTCCAAGGTGTCGGGCCTGCACGTCGCGGCGCGCACCTCGTCGTTCGCCTTCAAAGGGAAGAACGACGACATCCGCACCATCGGTGCGCAACTGCACGTCGGGGCCGTCCTTGAAGGCAGTGTCGCCAAGGCGGGCAATCAAGTGAGGATCACCGCGCAGCTCATCAACGTCGAGGACGGCTACCATCTCTGGTCGGACAGCTACGACCGCGAGCTGCAGGACATCTTCGCCATCCGCAGCCAGGTGGCGGAGACCGTGGCGAAGGCGCTGCAGGTCACTCTGGCGGCGGGCGAGTACCAGAGGCTCGGGCAGAAGCCGACGGAGGACCTGGAAGCGTATCAGCTCTATTTGAAGGGACGGCATGCAGCCGCGACCTACGCTGACCCGGTCACGGCCATGCGGTATCTGCAGCAGGCGATCACGCGCGACCCAGGCTATGCGTTGGCCTATAACGGGCTGGCTTACTACTACGTGTCCGGCACCGATGGGCTGCTATCGGGAAGCGAGTGCCTACCGCGCGCCCGCGAGGCGGCCGCGAAGGCGCTGCAGCTCGACCCGTCGTTGGCGGAGGCGCACACCTGGCTAGGCACGGTGCACTGGTGGTACGACCGTGACGACGCCGCAGCGCGACGCGAGTTCCAAACGGCGATCACAATGCAACCCGACTTGGCCTCGGCTCACGAAATGTACGGCTGGTACTTGGTGTCCGCCGGTCAGGTCGATGCAGGACTCGCCGAGTCGCATCGTGCGGTCGAGCTAGATCCGCTGTCGTCCGAGACCAACACCTTCCTCGGCGTCAACCTCTATCTCACCCGCCGCTACGACGAGGCGGTCAAACAGCTGCGGGCCGCGATCAACACTGACCCGGATTACGTCTACCCACACTTGTTTCTCGGGCGTGTGTACGCGCGCACTGGCAGATTCTCCGAAGCGGTTGCCGAGCTGCGAACTGCCATGCAGGTGGCACCGGGTCCAGAACAAGAGTCGGCTCTCGGGCGCGCGTATGCCGACGCGGGGGACAGGACCAAAGCGACCGAGGTGCTCGACCGCCTGCGCGAGCAAATGCGCGACACGTTCGTTTCCGCTGCATTCCTGGCGACGGTGCACGTCGGGCTGGGCCAGATCGACGAAGCCTTCGCGGCGCTGGAGGAAGCCGCGGCGCAACACTCCTACTATGCCGGATGGTGGAAACTCGATCCCGAGCTCGACCCGCTGCGCGCCGACCCGCGCTTCACGGCGCTGCTGAAGAAGGTGGGGCTCGACAAGTGAGTTGTCGGAAAAGATCGGTTGTCGAGTTGTTGCGCTGTTAGGGTGTTAGGGGTTGCGGTGAGGGTCGATGGTTGAGCGCGTAGATACCGACGTCTGTGTCGTCGGGGCTGGGTACGCCGGGCTCACGGCCGCGCGGCGCCTGACGCAAGCCGGCAAGTCGGTCGTCGTCCTCGAAGCACGCGGCCGAGTCGGCGGTCGCATCTGGACCCACCATCTTCCTGACGGCTCGCCGATCGATCGCGGCGGTGCGTGGCTGGCGAACCGCCACGAAGCGGCCCGCGGCCTGGCGAATGAGGTCGGTGTGTCGACCTACAAGACGTACGTCGCCGGCGACCATCTCCTCATTGGTGACGGACGAACACGGCGGTACCACGGCTTGATCCCGAAGATCAGCGTGGGCGCCGTCCTCTCGATCATCCTCGTGCAGGCTAAACTCGATCGCATGGCCAAGCGCCTGCCGATCGAGGCACCGTGGACGGCCAAGCGCGCCGAGGAGTGGGACTCACGCTCGATCGCGTGGTTCCTCGAGCGGTCGGGAATCCGCACGACGATCGCGCGCGATCTGTTCGAGTCGGCCGTGCGCGGGCTGTTCTGTGGCGACCTGACCAAGGTGTCGTTCCTCAACCTCTTATTCCTCATCCGTTCGGCCGGGAGCATCAACACGCTATTCTCGATCGCTGGCGGCTACCAGGAGAACCTTGTCGAGGGCGGCGCCGGGTCGATCGCACGGCGTGTGGCAGAAGAACTTGGCGATGCCGTCCGCCTGAACACGCCGGTTCGCGCGATTGCTCAGCGCGACGATCACGTCATCGTCCAAAGC encodes:
- a CDS encoding tetratricopeptide repeat protein, producing the protein MDPDSTFTRRVCAVLLADVTGFSKLMGENDERTAHAVHHLQSIAQGIVSEHNGRAEPVAGDALFATFDSVVAAVQAAVALQRRIADEPFEGQALQIRIGVHLGDVLLRDGRAFGDAINIAARLEALARPGTICISEGVYRQVRNTLDEQFVDLGRQKLKNISDPVHAYLIVPKGVARGPAPRRAAMRWAVVAAALIVVAVGVAVWRYRQPAAPSVASNDDDRKSIAVLPFVNMSSDKENEYFSDGITEDLITALSKVSGLHVAARTSSFAFKGKNDDIRTIGAQLHVGAVLEGSVAKAGNQVRITAQLINVEDGYHLWSDSYDRELQDIFAIRSQVAETVAKALQVTLAAGEYQRLGQKPTEDLEAYQLYLKGRHAAATYADPVTAMRYLQQAITRDPGYALAYNGLAYYYVSGTDGLLSGSECLPRAREAAAKALQLDPSLAEAHTWLGTVHWWYDRDDAAARREFQTAITMQPDLASAHEMYGWYLVSAGQVDAGLAESHRAVELDPLSSETNTFLGVNLYLTRRYDEAVKQLRAAINTDPDYVYPHLFLGRVYARTGRFSEAVAELRTAMQVAPGPEQESALGRAYADAGDRTKATEVLDRLREQMRDTFVSAAFLATVHVGLGQIDEAFAALEEAAAQHSYYAGWWKLDPELDPLRADPRFTALLKKVGLDK
- a CDS encoding FAD-dependent oxidoreductase; protein product: MVERVDTDVCVVGAGYAGLTAARRLTQAGKSVVVLEARGRVGGRIWTHHLPDGSPIDRGGAWLANRHEAARGLANEVGVSTYKTYVAGDHLLIGDGRTRRYHGLIPKISVGAVLSIILVQAKLDRMAKRLPIEAPWTAKRAEEWDSRSIAWFLERSGIRTTIARDLFESAVRGLFCGDLTKVSFLNLLFLIRSAGSINTLFSIAGGYQENLVEGGAGSIARRVAEELGDAVRLNTPVRAIAQRDDHVIVQSAALTVSARHVVVAVPPALALEIAFDPVLPDDRLSLYRHSTAGPETKTLLVYDEPFWRAAGFSGQSAEPGSAAEVTIDATPAAGTPGVIASFTFGPVAERADALDASERRRLVLHTMAERFGPRAASPSEFIETAWWHEEWTRGCSMAHWSPGILTRYGSLLREPFGRVHWAGTETATLSYGGIDGAIRSGERASGEILARS